In Phaseolus vulgaris cultivar G19833 chromosome 7, P. vulgaris v2.0, whole genome shotgun sequence, the genomic stretch TCCTAAGTGGAAAGGACTAACCATTAAACTCTATGATGGTTCTATCAATCCGGACGAACACCTAAACGTCTTTAAGAACAAATGACCTTTTACACCACCAACAAGGCGTATGGTGCAAGGTCTTCCCTACCTCCCTCCAAGAGGGACCACTCGGTTGGTTCATTGGACTCCCTCTTAACTCTGTGAGAAGTTTTAAAGTTCTGACAACAATGTTCACCACGCAATATGCAACAAGCCGACCGCACCACACCTCATCCATGTCTCTCCTTAACGTGAAACAAGAAAAAGGAGAGTCATTGCGAACAAAGTTTGCATGGGTATTAGAAACTTGATGTTGGAGATAGTCATGCCTCACCCTGTCTCAACAATCTAACCAGGCTAAAAATATGGATGAATTGAGGAATCGCGCAACCAAGTTTATACAAATAGAAGAACTCATAAACTATCATAGGAGTAATCAATCTGAAGGTACCGATAAGGGGAAGACAAAGGAAATCGACCTGTATCAGGTCGATCCGACCGTTTCAGAGAAAATCGAGGACCCCGATTTCTTTGTTACACACCACTGACTCTTCCAAGGGGAAGAGTTTTGGACGAGGCGTTACAAGCCGAGTTAATCCCGGCCTTGAAGCAGTCGTAGAGTCCAAGGAACACATATACATCTAAACACTGCCAATATCATCGTAATTATGGTCATACGACCGAAGGCTACCAAGCATTGAAAGGCAAGATAGAAGAACTTATTCCAGCTGGCCATTTCCACAAATTCATTAAAATCGACACCAACTCGTATCGATCTCCGCATAGGGATTGATACCCACCTAGAGGTCATAAAGAACACTAGGATCGATAAGGACAAGGGGATTCACATTGACGTGATGAGAACCAACATCCTATGAGACAAAGACAAAGTGAAAGTCCAATAAGAAGGACTCAACCACAAAGTGAAAATCTTAAGAGAAACAATTGGACCAAACGTAGGGTCCAAGAGGTTATCAATACCATAGACGGGTCGATATCACTCGACAATCCCGAACGAGAAGTCAAATAGCTGGAGGTTTTGCGGGAGGTGGGTGTTTTAATTCGGTCAGAAAGAAGAATCTTCAGGCAATCCAGTCTGTCCATTCCGTGCCTACCCGAAATCGACCGAGGATGCCTCAATCACTGACGATGACGCATAACAAGAAGTAATAAATGAGGCGTGCGTTCCTATAAAGTAGTTAAAATTGGATGTCGAGATAGCAAGAGAGATTTGAAGCCTAACTTCTTAGCCTCGATGGCCTAGGCCCTGAGGTTAGGGGGTTGTAGAGTCAGGGGGTGAGCCCGATGTTGTGTAAAAGTGACTTTTCTTCAAAGCTTACACTAGAAGGTGTTCGGGGTCAGAAACCAATCTTAATGATAAGAAGAATGCGTTGAAGGTTGACTTCTTAGCCTCATTGGCTTGGGCCTGAGGATAGGAGGTTGTAGATTCATGGGTCGAGTCTGATGCTGTGTACAAGTGGGTCGGTTGCCGAAGAGAATATCTAAAGACATTTATACCACGTTAATGCGAATCCACGTTAATGCGAATCAAGGGTTTCCAGACAATCAAGCTATACACAAAACGTTTATTAATGAATGAGACTCATAACAAGGTCAAGTATCAAGAAGTAAAAGAGACATAGGAAGGAAAGAGATCATCACACATTAGACTAAGATTTTTTCTTGATTACATTAAATGCTGTGAATTTAAAGTCGCATGTATCCTTATCTAGAAAAAgattatttgtaaaaaaaaatgttaataactactttattttatattgtcaACAGGGAAAGTAACAAGTCCCACCAAACAAAAATAGCCCACATAACCTTTATATCTGAAGAAATTATTGAATGTTTCATTGAGatataattaaatgaaaataaatgtgGAACTCTTGGAAAGGTGAACATTATAGGCCAATCATTAAAATGTGTTAATGGTTGCTTAGTGTTCCATGCATGCACGTATCTTATGGGTGTGGCATtcactaatttattttatttaattatatgtttGCTAGGGAGAATagagagaataaaaaataaataaatgtttgttCGATTAAAAATAGATGAGTGGAAAAagtaattttgtttattatcattttgtaattatatattattatcataaaaaaaaaaccttcgttatcAAAACACATATTTAAAGTAACTTTTTGGGCAATATAATCAAATATGTATTAGAAAGTAAAATTTGATTTCAATTATTGAACTTGTGAAGGATCTGTAGAAGCAGTTTTTggaattagaaaatattaaattaattttgtagaATTTTGGGTTTAGTTTAGTCTGATTATTAGATGATTTTAGTTAATGAGGTGTATTGTGTGGAAGGTGTTTCTATAAATAGTATGAAAGAGATGAAAATATATGGCAGCAAATTGCATTGGCAAGAGTAGGATCCGCTTCCTCTGTGTTTGTTTGTTAGCATTTTACACTCTCACTCCCCTTTTACCTTTTCTTCCTCTCATCTTGTCGCTTAATTTTCCTTCTTCCTTCTTTTTGTGAGTATTCAATTCCATTttctcattcttctttcttttctttttcattcatCCAATAATACAGTTCTTTTGCCCTAACCAAACCCTCAGCAATTTATCTGTCAATGGGGACATTTactgaaaacagtttttcttaAAGATTTTTTCATGAGAAGAGGATCGCTGCGAGGATCTTCTGTTTAAGGTAAAGCTATTCCGTAAGGGATGTTcgctttattttatcttttcatCCCTAATTTTCAATCGCTGTTATTTATTGATGTTTGAATCTTTTTTATTGCTGCATTAGCAATGGCGAATGCCTTAACTGTGTTGTGTGGTATCGGTTATTAGGTTTGAATCAAAGTACTGAATTATTAATCTTCACAACCACTTCTTTAATTTCACTGAATTTTTCTTACTCATCACAATCAATCACAGGCTccactcttattttttttttgttttataaaaagaatGTCACCAGTCTATATTCACAAGAATGTGATTttcaagattaaaaaaaaataatgattattaaataaaaaaaataacttgtaCATCGATAGTATAGAAAAAGCTATGCTGTTTCTTACGTTTGTTAATTTTTATATCTTAAGAGTTATTATATCtattataattatgatttttaattgTTTGATTGCAATTCTTTTTACACTCagtgtattaaaaaataatttcatttaagaaaattaatgattgaattaattattttaaaattttgattcgTAATTTATGTTCACGGTAGTCTTAATACGTAATCTAATATGAATGTTTTTCCCCGTCATATTAGTATAATATTAGCTAAAAGGATGATGTagaaatctaatatttttttagaataataaGAGTATGTTTTGACCAGCCTCATCAtaagtatttataaaaaataagattttttttgaaattaaccattatattataattgaattaatatataaaataattaattttaacttataaaatatttttttttatttctcttagAATTACTTATTATGGACCAATCCAATCAGACATGTACGTTATTAACTTCTACCATCATTCCAATAGCCGCCGTTAGAACAACAGTATGCCTTAGTTTCCCAAGGTGTTGTTCAGTAGTCATAATATCTTTACTAAAACTAGCAAACATGACTAAtgtaaatttgaaattatgtcACCAAGATCATGCTAATCCATTACTTTCTTTAAAAGAAAAGTATTGaacaattattatatttttcttataatatatgTTTCTTTCTCTAGTAATCTTTTctacttttgtttttgttaacaaGTGTAGTATATTGGTTAACATTTGTCTATTTAAGGTTTATTCAGAAGTCTAGaggagaaaaataaagaaaagtaaatttaatttttctataaatcaaaatttatacataaattaaaaataaaaatcagaaaatatgaaggatttttttataaattagtctaTGCATAAATTGATTTAGTTTATTTCCTAGAAAGAATTCATGGAATTCCTTCAAGTATACCGTTACGGTAAAGTATGTAGTCGTACTATATGAATTGAACCTGTGTGTTCTCACTTTGATGCAGATGTTTAATACCTGGTATATTCGTATGGCTTCTTATTCATCAACAAGAAGGGACAACGTTGTTTGTATTATTATGGATGCTTCGACATTTTTGTACTGGCAGCGAGCATGCTAGGCTAGGATTATAGCAACGAGTTATAGCTCCATTGAGTAAGGGTACATTGATTGGGGATGTAGAATTCTTTGTTGGTGTGAGTAGGGTTATAATGTCCTGAATTAAATATCATTTGTCAACTGCTGCTCATGATGTGAAATACGTTGCTACTGATAAAAGAAAGTCTCACCGTTAAATGTTTGACTTATTATTGTTATAAGTTGTTCTAATTTACTTTGGATGCACACAACCTTGCACTTGCAGAGAGAGATGGTTGCCTTTGGGAAAAAGTTGAAAGAAAGACAAATTCAAGAATGGCAAGGGTATGCTTTTTGCCTATGTTGTCTGTCTGTGGTTTGATTTTTACGCATGGTCATGATGTTGActtttaatttagatattacATAAACTACAAATTAATGAAGAAACGAGTGAAGCAGTATGCTCAACAAATTCAACTTGAAACACTAGATCGCCGTCATGTACTTAAGGATTTCTCAAGAATGCTGGATAATCAGGTCCGTTCCCATCGTTGCCtatatgttaattattttagtcaCTGACTTAACATTGAGAAATTTGAGTCTTTTCCACTACTTCTAACTATTCAATCTAGATTCTGGTTTTGGGTATATAAATGGACGGTATTCAGTTTGTTGTGTTGTACTGTGTTTCACTCACTTCCTTGTTACAATTCAGATTGAAAAGACTGTCCTTTTCCTGTTGGAACAACAAGGACTTTTAGCAAGTAGGATTGCAAAGCTCGGAGAGGAACATGAAGTTATTCAACAGGAGCCTCGTATAAGCAGAATAGCGGAACTACGAGAAGCTTATAGAGCAGTGGGACTAGAGCTATTGAAGCTTCTCTTCTTTGTGGAAGTCAATGCTGTTGGTTTGCGTAAGATATTGAAGAAGTTTGAAAAACGCTTAGGCTATAAATTTACGGATTACTATGTTAAAACTCGGGCAAATCATCCTTACTCCCAGCTACAACAAGTGTTCAAGCATGTGGTAATATGTTAAGTTCAAACACAAATTTGCATTTGGACCATTGCAGAATAAAATGCATCGTTAACAaactataactttttttttcgtCCTACAAAGGAACATTGACTGACAGACACGAAACTTGCAGGGAGTTGGAGCTGTTGTTGGAGCTTTATCTCGCAACCTTCATGAACTTCAGGAGAATCAGCAAAGTCAAGGGAGCTTCTTATCAATTTATGATCAGCCTACTCTTCCTCTTCAGGTTTCTTCTACATTGACTTTGTTTCATCCCCTGATGTTAATTATCATGTTTTCTCTCAATGTTTTCAGGCAAGGTTTAGTAGCTGCCTTAGAAGTAACACCAGTTTGGTGATTTTCCATCATAATTTTGGTCTTACTTATTTTCAGGATCCTGTTATTGATTCAATAAGAGCAGCGGTTGATAGGTTAACTAACTCAACCAACTTCCTAAACTTTTTGGGGAAGCATGCACTTATTGTGGATGAGGAGCTACCGACACCTGTTGATGAGCATGTTGGTGGTGAAAGATATCATTTTATGTCTCTTTCCCTAAACTTGGCAAACACATTTTTATATATGGTCAATACATATATTATAGTCCCTACTGCAGATGATTACTCTACGAGCCTTGGAGCTGCACCAACTGTTTGTGGTATTGTGATCGGGGCAATGGCAGTTGCACAGGTGTTTTCTTCAGTGTACTTTAGTGCGTGGTCAAATAAATCATACTTCAGACCTCTAGTATTCAGTAGCATAGTTCTTTTTCTCGGCAATGCCATGTATGCCATGGCATATGATCTTAATTCGATATGGATCCTCTTAATTGGTCGTCTTTTATGTGGGTAGGTATTTTTGTATCTTTTACTTGCTTTCATTACTTGATGACTATGAGTTTTGATTTTGCAGCGTCATTTTACTTTCGGAAAGTATTATTACACTGTATGTTTTTGGGTCAAGTGTTATTGTCCGTATCCAGAATAAGGCTCGAGAGAAAGATGAATTTTGATTCTCTGTTCTTTGCTCATTAGGCAACTTTGTCTACTGTGATTTTCGTGTTGCTTGCAAAATTTGTTCTAGTTGACTTGTATAAATATTGCCAACCATCATGAATTATTGGGGCCATTTTACGTTTCCCTTAATACTGAAGTTAGAGATATTTTAAGGTACTAAATTAAGACCTAGATCCATTCATAAACGTCTGATTTTAATTGCAGATTTGGTTCTGCCAGAGCTGTTAATCGACGTTATATTAGTGATTGTGTGCCTTTAAAAATCCGCATGCAAGCATCGGCAGGTTTTGTTAGTGCCAGTGCTCTTGGAATGGCCTGTGGTCCTGCATTAGCTGGCTTACTACAGACCAACTTTAAGATTTTCAATATTACATTCAATCAAGACACCTTACCAGGGTGGGTTATGACAATTGCTTGGCTACTATATCTAGCGTGGTTGTCGATTACTTTTAAGGAACCTTCTCGTGAGATTGAAGAGAATCATTTACCACAACAATCCAATACTGGTACCGAACTCATTGCATCACCTCTTTGCTgataatttctatttttctgCTGTGTCCTTATAAGATTGTTTGTCTGCATTAATCCTCTGATTTCATTTTTGGGTcctactattttttatattcactCGATATTTTGCCCTTTATGACAATCATTACTGAAAATATTTCATTAGTGACACTTGTCATCGTTTATACTTTTGGCCACTGTCAAAATAAATctataacaataaaatatcatattcaTCCTCATCAAAGGAATTGGACATTGATCATATGTTGAATTATTTAGCAAAAAATTCAGTTTTATAATAGCTTTGTCTTTTGCTTCATACTTTGAGAAGTACATGTATTGTCAGACCATACCCTGTCTTCCTCAGAAGCTTTATAAAACTTTGCTGTTCAATTGCACTCCCGCTACTTGCAATGCTACCCCGTCAAgtgttttttttaaccttcaaaACACCACAATCACGTACTGAATAGGTCAAATAAGGATATGTAAAGAAATTAGCAATAAAAACTGAAAATCGTTAGGAAATATTTACCTGGAATGCTATCTCTAGTGAAGTGGTAAATCTGCTGCCGAAAACATTTTCCTTAAgttataatatcataatttaaggGTTATCTATATGTTTGTTCTTTCTTTTAAATTACAACACAATTGAAAATGACAGGTTTTTTTTGCTTGTACTAATAGTAAACAGTGCACTGGAAAAAGGCTTAAGAAAACCATTGCTAATTGGTTCAGaagataaggcagatgaagatGCTGATCAGGATAATGATGATAGTGAAGAAGCTCCAGAAGAATCTCGTCAGCCAGCCAATTCAATTGGAGCAGCATATAGACTCCTTACACCTTCTGTCAAGGTTTGAGAACATTTCTAAACATTACAATCTCAATTCATAAAATGATGGATTTCCATTAACCCATAGATTATTAGAAGTACACGTGTTAATCTccgttaaatttaatttttcatgtgACACACCATATTCCTGTCCTAAATTTTTCAACTAGGCACGTAAATGAATTTCCTTTCATTTATTGCGAAAATGCAACTTAGAGAGATGACCTGATTTATatgaattattaattaataatgaaGTAGCagtaaagtaaataaaaatatcaattggATATTTAGGCAACCACGAGAGCATAAATAAGGTCAGATGGAAGATGGTGTTTAATAATTTACTGACTCCTGAGCTAGAGATTCGAAGATTGTTTGAGGTTA encodes the following:
- the LOC137829645 gene encoding SPX domain-containing membrane protein At4g11810-like, with amino-acid sequence MVAFGKKLKERQIQEWQGYYINYKLMKKRVKQYAQQIQLETLDRRHVLKDFSRMLDNQIEKTVLFLLEQQGLLASRIAKLGEEHEVIQQEPRISRIAELREAYRAVGLELLKLLFFVEVNAVGLRKILKKFEKRLGYKFTDYYVKTRANHPYSQLQQVFKHVGVGAVVGALSRNLHELQENQQSQGSFLSIYDQPTLPLQDPVIDSIRAAVDRLTNSTNFLNFLGKHALIVDEELPTPVDEHVGGERYHFMSLSLNLANTFLYMVNTYIIVPTADDYSTSLGAAPTVCGIVIGAMAVAQVFSSVYFSAWSNKSYFRPLVFSSIVLFLGNAMYAMAYDLNSIWILLIGRLLCGFGSARAVNRRYISDCVPLKIRMQASAGFVSASALGMACGPALAGLLQTNFKIFNITFNQDTLPGWVMTIAWLLYLAWLSITFKEPSREIEENHLPQQSNTVNSALEKGLRKPLLIGSEDKADEDADQDNDDSEEAPEESRQPANSIGAAYRLLTPSVKVQLLIYFMLKYAMEVLLSESSVVTTYYFNWTTSTVSVFLACLGLTVLPVNIIVGSYISNMFEDRQILLASELMVFVGILFSFNVIIPYSEPQYICSGLLMFVSAEVLEGVNLSLLSRVMSSRLSRGTYNGGLLSTEAGTLARVIADATITLAGYVGVSRLLNITLIPSFFICVVSIILTCYTYNSLY